One segment of Pseudomonas asgharzadehiana DNA contains the following:
- a CDS encoding high-affinity branched-chain amino acid ABC transporter permease LivM translates to MSRYLKSAFFSALLVWAVAFPVLGLKLSIVGINLEVHGTGPVTLTIIALCSVLMFLRVLFTQQVGALFKGNRAPLVSPKVSQFLTLPRTQRYIIIGLIVAALIWPFFGSRGAVDIATLILIYVLLGLGLNIVVGLAGLLDLGYVGFYAVGAYTYALLSHYLGWSFWICLPLAGMAAATFGFLLGFPVLRLRGDYLAIVTLGFGEIIRLFLRNLTDITGGPNGISSIPKPTFFGLSFDRSAAEGMQTFHEYFGIAYNPVSKVVFLYLVALLLALAALFVINRLLRMPIGRAWEALREDEIACRALGLNPTIIKLSAFTLGAAFAGFAGSFFAARQGLVTPESFTFIESAIILAIVVLGGMGSQLGVILAAIVMILLPEMMREFSEYRMLMFGAMMVLMMIWRPQGLLPMQRPHMELRK, encoded by the coding sequence ATGAGCAGATATCTTAAATCGGCGTTTTTCAGCGCCTTGCTGGTATGGGCCGTGGCCTTCCCGGTACTCGGCCTCAAGCTGAGCATTGTGGGCATCAACCTTGAAGTGCATGGCACAGGTCCCGTGACCCTGACCATCATTGCCCTGTGCTCGGTGCTGATGTTCCTGCGTGTGCTATTCACCCAGCAGGTCGGTGCCTTGTTCAAGGGCAACCGCGCTCCGTTGGTGTCGCCCAAGGTCAGCCAATTCCTGACCCTGCCGCGCACCCAGCGCTACATCATCATCGGCCTGATCGTGGCCGCGCTGATCTGGCCGTTCTTCGGCTCGCGCGGCGCCGTCGACATCGCCACCCTGATCCTGATCTACGTGTTACTGGGCCTGGGCCTGAACATCGTGGTGGGTCTGGCCGGCCTGCTTGACCTGGGTTATGTGGGCTTCTATGCCGTGGGTGCCTACACCTACGCGCTGCTCTCGCACTACCTGGGCTGGAGCTTCTGGATCTGCCTGCCACTGGCAGGTATGGCGGCGGCCACGTTCGGCTTCCTGCTGGGCTTCCCGGTATTGCGCCTGCGCGGTGACTATCTGGCGATCGTGACCCTGGGCTTCGGCGAGATCATTCGCCTGTTCCTGCGTAACCTCACCGATATCACCGGTGGCCCCAACGGCATCAGCAGCATCCCCAAGCCAACGTTCTTCGGGCTGTCGTTCGACCGCAGCGCCGCTGAAGGCATGCAGACCTTCCACGAGTACTTCGGGATCGCCTACAACCCGGTGAGCAAAGTGGTGTTCCTGTACCTGGTGGCGCTGTTGCTGGCATTGGCCGCCCTGTTCGTGATCAACCGCCTGCTGCGCATGCCGATCGGCCGTGCATGGGAAGCGCTGCGCGAAGATGAGATCGCCTGCCGTGCCCTGGGCCTCAACCCGACCATCATCAAGCTCTCCGCATTTACCCTGGGCGCTGCGTTCGCCGGTTTCGCCGGCAGCTTCTTCGCCGCGCGCCAAGGCCTGGTGACCCCGGAGTCGTTCACCTTTATCGAGTCGGCGATCATCCTCGCCATCGTGGTACTGGGTGGCATGGGCTCGCAGTTGGGCGTGATCCTGGCCGCGATCGTGATGATCCTGCTGCCGGAAATGATGCGTGAGTTCAGCGAATACCGCATGTTGATGTTCGGCGCCATGATGGTGCTGATGATGATCTGGCGCCCTCAAGGCCTGCTGCCCATGCAACGTCCTCACATGGAGCTGCGCAAATGA
- a CDS encoding branched-chain amino acid ABC transporter substrate-binding protein has translation MNKATKQISKLFAAMVLAGVAGHSFAADTIKIGIAGPKTGPVTQYGDMQFMGAKQAIADINAKGGVDGKMLEAKEYDDACDPKQAVAVANKVVNDGVKFVVGHLCSSSTQPASDIYEDEGVIMITPAATSPEITSRGYKLIFRTIGLDSAQGPAAGNYIADHVKPKIVAVLHDKQQYGEGIATAVKQTLEKKGVKVAVFEGLNAGDKDFSSIIQKLKQANVDFVYYGGYHPELGLILRQSKEKGLNAKFMGPEGVGNDSISQIAQDASEGLLVTLPKSFDTDPANKAIVEEFAKNKQDPTGPFVFPAYSAIEVIAGGIKAAKSEDTAKVAEAIHAGTFKTPTGDLSFDAKGDLKDFKFVVYEWHFGKPKTEVSPQ, from the coding sequence ATGAATAAGGCTACTAAGCAGATTTCCAAACTGTTTGCCGCTATGGTCCTGGCTGGGGTTGCCGGCCATTCGTTCGCAGCTGACACCATCAAGATCGGCATCGCCGGCCCCAAGACCGGTCCTGTAACGCAATACGGTGACATGCAGTTCATGGGTGCCAAACAAGCCATCGCCGACATCAACGCCAAGGGCGGCGTTGACGGCAAGATGCTTGAAGCCAAGGAATACGACGACGCTTGCGATCCTAAACAAGCCGTTGCCGTGGCCAACAAAGTGGTCAACGACGGCGTCAAGTTCGTGGTCGGTCACCTCTGCTCCAGCTCCACTCAGCCCGCGTCGGATATTTATGAAGACGAAGGCGTCATCATGATTACTCCTGCCGCTACCAGCCCGGAGATTACTTCCCGTGGCTACAAGCTGATCTTCCGTACCATCGGCCTCGACAGCGCCCAGGGCCCGGCGGCCGGCAACTACATCGCCGACCATGTGAAGCCGAAAATCGTTGCCGTGCTGCACGACAAACAGCAATACGGTGAAGGTATCGCCACCGCCGTCAAGCAGACCCTTGAGAAGAAAGGCGTGAAGGTTGCCGTCTTCGAAGGCCTGAACGCCGGTGACAAGGACTTCTCCTCGATCATCCAGAAACTCAAGCAAGCCAACGTCGACTTCGTCTACTACGGCGGCTACCACCCAGAGCTGGGCCTGATCCTGCGCCAGTCCAAGGAAAAAGGCCTGAACGCCAAGTTCATGGGCCCAGAGGGCGTCGGCAACGACTCCATCTCGCAAATCGCCCAAGACGCCTCCGAAGGCCTGCTGGTCACCCTGCCGAAGTCCTTCGACACCGACCCTGCCAACAAAGCCATCGTTGAAGAGTTCGCCAAGAACAAGCAGGACCCAACCGGTCCGTTCGTATTCCCGGCCTACTCGGCCATTGAAGTCATCGCCGGTGGTATCAAGGCAGCCAAGAGCGAAGACACCGCCAAAGTGGCCGAAGCCATTCACGCCGGTACCTTCAAGACCCCAACCGGCGACCTGAGCTTCGACGCCAAGGGCGACCTGAAGGACTTCAAGTTCGTGGTCTACGAATGGCACTTCGGCAAACCTAAAACCGAAGTTTCCCCTCAGTAA
- a CDS encoding BufA1 family periplasmic bufferin-type metallophore — protein MTTKLSAATLVLALGSALSLSALTGTAHAADDMQKCFGVAEAGKNDCAAGAGTSCAGTSKTKDQANAWKLVPAGTCTQTPSSTSPTGFGQEAAFTAKS, from the coding sequence ATGACCACCAAACTGTCCGCCGCTACCCTCGTCCTGGCCCTGGGTTCCGCCCTGAGCCTGTCCGCCCTGACAGGCACCGCCCACGCCGCCGACGACATGCAAAAGTGCTTCGGCGTCGCTGAAGCCGGCAAGAACGATTGCGCCGCGGGCGCCGGCACTTCCTGCGCCGGCACCTCGAAAACCAAAGACCAGGCCAACGCCTGGAAACTGGTCCCCGCCGGTACTTGCACCCAAACCCCAAGCTCCACCTCGCCGACCGGCTTTGGCCAGGAAGCGGCCTTCACCGCCAAGTCCTGA
- the livG gene encoding high-affinity branched-chain amino acid ABC transporter ATP-binding protein LivG, producing MSREILKVENLSMRFGGLLAVNGVALTVKEKQVVALIGPNGAGKTTVFNCLTGFYKPSGGSILLDGQPIQGLAGHEIARKGVVRTFQNVRLFKDMTAVENLLIAQHRHLNTNFFAGLFKTPAFRKSEREAMEYAEYWLDKVNLTEFANRPAGTLAYGQQRRLEIARCMMTRPRILMLDEPAAGLNPKETEDLKALISVLREENNATVLLIEHDMKLVMSISDHIVVINQGTPLADGTPEQIRDNPEVIKAYLGEA from the coding sequence ATGAGCCGCGAGATCCTGAAAGTCGAAAACTTGAGCATGCGCTTCGGCGGCTTGCTGGCGGTCAACGGCGTAGCCCTGACCGTGAAAGAGAAACAAGTGGTTGCGTTGATCGGCCCCAACGGCGCGGGCAAAACCACGGTGTTCAACTGCCTCACCGGTTTTTACAAGCCGAGCGGCGGCAGCATCCTGCTGGACGGCCAGCCGATCCAGGGCCTGGCCGGTCACGAGATCGCCCGCAAGGGCGTGGTGCGGACCTTCCAGAACGTGCGGTTGTTCAAGGACATGACGGCGGTCGAAAACCTGCTGATCGCCCAGCACCGTCACTTGAACACCAACTTCTTCGCCGGCCTGTTCAAGACCCCCGCGTTCCGCAAAAGCGAGCGCGAGGCCATGGAATATGCGGAGTACTGGCTGGACAAGGTCAACCTCACCGAGTTTGCCAACCGCCCTGCCGGCACCCTGGCCTATGGGCAGCAACGTCGCCTGGAAATCGCCCGCTGCATGATGACCCGCCCGCGGATCCTGATGCTCGACGAACCGGCCGCCGGCCTGAACCCCAAGGAAACCGAAGACCTCAAGGCGCTGATCAGCGTGCTGCGTGAGGAAAACAACGCCACGGTGCTGTTGATCGAACACGACATGAAACTGGTCATGAGCATTTCCGACCATATCGTGGTGATCAACCAGGGCACGCCACTGGCCGACGGGACGCCGGAGCAGATCCGCGACAATCCTGAAGTGATCAAAGCCTATTTGGGGGAAGCGTAA
- a CDS encoding ABC transporter ATP-binding protein gives MLQFENVSTFYGKIQALHSVNVEVRQGEIVTLIGANGAGKSTLLMTLCGSPQAHSGSIRYMGEELVGQQSSQIMRKSIAVVPEGRRVFSRLTVEENLAMGGFFTDKGDYQEQMDKVLHLFPRLKERFSQRGGTMSGGEQQMLAIGRALMSKPKLLLLDEPSLGLAPIIIQQIFDIIEQLRKDGVTVFLVEQNANQALKIADRAYVLENGRVVMQGTGEQLLTDPKVREAYLGG, from the coding sequence ATGCTGCAATTCGAAAACGTTTCCACTTTTTACGGCAAGATCCAGGCCCTGCACAGCGTCAATGTGGAAGTGCGCCAGGGTGAGATCGTGACCCTGATCGGCGCCAACGGCGCCGGCAAGTCCACCCTGCTGATGACCTTGTGCGGTTCGCCCCAGGCGCACAGCGGCAGCATCCGCTACATGGGTGAAGAACTGGTGGGCCAGCAGTCGTCGCAGATCATGCGCAAGAGCATTGCGGTGGTGCCGGAAGGCCGTCGTGTGTTCTCGCGCCTGACCGTCGAAGAGAATCTGGCCATGGGCGGGTTCTTCACCGACAAGGGCGACTACCAAGAGCAGATGGACAAGGTGCTGCACCTGTTCCCCCGGCTCAAGGAGCGCTTCAGTCAGCGCGGCGGCACCATGTCCGGCGGCGAACAGCAAATGCTCGCCATCGGCCGCGCACTGATGAGCAAACCCAAGCTGTTGCTGCTGGACGAACCGTCCCTGGGCCTGGCGCCGATCATCATCCAGCAGATTTTCGACATCATCGAACAGCTGCGCAAAGACGGTGTGACCGTGTTTCTGGTGGAACAGAACGCCAACCAGGCGCTAAAAATCGCCGACCGCGCCTACGTACTGGAAAACGGCCGGGTAGTGATGCAAGGCACGGGTGAGCAGTTGCTGACCGATCCGAAGGTGCGCGAGGCCTATTTGGGCGGTTAA
- the livH gene encoding high-affinity branched-chain amino acid ABC transporter permease LivH encodes MPEIYHFFQQLVNGLTIGSTYALIAIGYTMVYGIIGMINFAHGEVYMIGSYVAFIALAGLAMMGIHSLPLLMTAAFLASIVVTSAYGYSIERVAYRPLRGSNRLIPLISAIGMSIFLQNTVLLSQDSKDKSIPNLIPGSFSFGPGGAEEVLISYMQVLVFVVTLVAMLGLTLFISRSRLGRACRACAEDIKMANLLGINTNNIIALTFVIGAALAAVAAVLLSMQYGVINPNAGFLVGLKAFTAAVLGGIGSIPGAMLGGLVLGVAEAFGADIFGDQYKDVVAFGLLVLVLLFRPTGILGRPEVEKV; translated from the coding sequence ATGCCTGAGATCTATCATTTTTTCCAACAGCTGGTTAATGGCCTGACCATTGGCAGCACCTATGCCTTGATAGCCATTGGCTACACAATGGTTTACGGCATCATTGGAATGATCAACTTCGCCCATGGCGAGGTGTACATGATTGGTTCCTACGTGGCCTTCATCGCCCTTGCCGGGCTGGCCATGATGGGTATCCACTCCCTGCCGCTGTTGATGACCGCCGCGTTCCTTGCGTCGATCGTCGTGACCAGTGCCTATGGCTACAGTATCGAGCGCGTTGCCTACCGTCCCTTGCGTGGCAGCAACCGTTTGATCCCGTTGATTTCCGCCATCGGCATGTCGATTTTCCTGCAGAACACCGTATTGCTGTCCCAGGACTCCAAGGATAAATCCATCCCCAACCTGATCCCGGGGAGCTTCTCCTTCGGCCCGGGTGGCGCGGAAGAAGTCCTGATTTCCTACATGCAAGTGCTGGTCTTCGTCGTCACCCTGGTGGCCATGCTCGGCCTGACCCTGTTCATCTCCCGCTCCCGTCTGGGGCGCGCCTGCCGGGCGTGCGCTGAAGACATCAAGATGGCCAACCTGCTGGGCATCAACACCAACAACATCATCGCCCTGACCTTCGTGATCGGCGCCGCGCTGGCAGCCGTCGCGGCGGTACTGCTGAGCATGCAGTACGGCGTGATCAACCCCAACGCCGGTTTCCTGGTAGGCCTCAAGGCCTTTACTGCGGCGGTATTGGGCGGCATCGGCAGTATCCCGGGCGCGATGCTCGGCGGGCTGGTGCTGGGTGTGGCCGAAGCGTTCGGCGCCGATATCTTCGGCGACCAGTACAAGGACGTCGTGGCGTTCGGCCTGCTGGTTCTGGTGCTGTTATTCCGTCCGACCGGCATCCTGGGCCGTCCGGAGGTTGAGAAAGTATGA
- a CDS encoding spinster family MFS transporter: MQNSTQAANAWRILFLLFLANLFNFFDRTIPAIIIEPIRMEWHLSDFQLGIIGTAFTIVYAIAGLPLGRMADTGSRSKLMGWGLFAWSGLTAINGLVGSFWSFLLVRMGIGIGEASYAPAANSLIGDLFPAHRRARAMGIFMLGLPLGLLLAFFTIGAMVKAFDSWRAPFFIAAVPGLILAVFMFYIKEPKRGAAETVQVSQERVDRPIRRVLAVPTFLWLVLAGLCFNFATYACNSFLVPMLQRYFLMPLQDAAVATGVIVGLTGLVGLTLGGWIADKIHQRIANGRLLFAAFSLIISTVTTAWALHAGRIEIGVFVALFSVGWLFAYNFYTCVYTAIQDVVEPRLRATAMALFFAGLYLLGGGMGPIVVGGLSDHFAHSAMYAAGAEQMTEAYKAVGLHDAMYLIPVALFLTMLFLFQASRSFVRDAKRMKEGLSAVEVPVAVATA, translated from the coding sequence ATGCAGAACTCGACCCAAGCGGCGAATGCCTGGCGCATTCTGTTCCTGCTGTTCCTCGCCAACCTGTTCAACTTCTTCGATCGCACCATCCCCGCGATCATCATCGAGCCAATCCGCATGGAGTGGCACCTGAGCGACTTCCAGCTCGGCATCATCGGCACCGCCTTCACCATCGTCTACGCCATCGCCGGGTTGCCGCTGGGGCGCATGGCCGACACCGGTTCGCGCAGCAAACTGATGGGGTGGGGCCTGTTTGCCTGGAGCGGGCTGACGGCGATCAACGGGCTCGTCGGCAGTTTCTGGAGTTTTTTGCTGGTGCGCATGGGCATTGGTATCGGCGAAGCCAGTTATGCGCCGGCCGCCAACTCGCTGATCGGCGATTTGTTCCCGGCGCACCGCCGGGCCCGGGCCATGGGGATTTTCATGCTGGGCCTGCCGCTGGGGCTGTTGTTGGCGTTCTTCACCATCGGCGCAATGGTCAAGGCGTTCGACAGCTGGCGTGCGCCGTTCTTTATTGCCGCGGTGCCGGGGCTGATCCTCGCGGTCTTCATGTTCTATATCAAGGAGCCCAAGCGCGGTGCGGCCGAAACCGTGCAAGTGTCCCAGGAACGCGTCGACCGCCCGATTCGCCGCGTCCTGGCGGTACCGACCTTCCTCTGGCTGGTGTTGGCGGGGCTGTGTTTTAACTTCGCCACCTATGCGTGCAATTCGTTTCTGGTGCCGATGCTGCAACGTTATTTCCTCATGCCGTTGCAGGACGCGGCGGTGGCCACTGGCGTCATCGTCGGCTTGACCGGCCTGGTGGGCCTGACCCTGGGCGGCTGGATTGCCGACAAGATCCATCAACGCATCGCCAATGGACGGCTGTTGTTCGCCGCGTTCAGCCTGATCATTTCCACCGTCACCACCGCTTGGGCCTTGCATGCCGGGCGCATCGAGATTGGTGTGTTCGTGGCTCTGTTCAGTGTGGGTTGGTTGTTCGCTTACAACTTCTATACCTGCGTGTACACGGCCATCCAGGATGTGGTTGAGCCACGCCTGCGGGCGACCGCGATGGCGTTGTTCTTTGCCGGGTTGTATTTGCTCGGCGGCGGCATGGGGCCGATCGTGGTGGGCGGCTTGTCCGATCACTTTGCCCATTCGGCGATGTACGCAGCGGGGGCTGAACAGATGACCGAGGCTTATAAAGCGGTGGGCCTGCACGACGCCATGTACCTGATCCCGGTGGCGCTGTTCTTGACCATGCTGTTTCTGTTCCAGGCCTCGCGCAGTTTTGTGCGCGATGCCAAGCGGATGAAAGAGGGGTTGAGTGCGGTTGAGGTGCCGGTTGCGGTGGCTACGGCCTGA
- a CDS encoding DUF2288 domain-containing protein, with product MTQEPSTLYAKLLGETAEISWKELEPFFAKGALLWVDAGLDLIEAAEGMAEDNRDKVAAWLAAGSLGEVSATRALDLVERDPSLWAVVVSPWILIQERAV from the coding sequence ATGACGCAAGAACCTAGCACCCTCTATGCCAAGCTGCTCGGTGAAACCGCCGAAATTTCCTGGAAGGAGCTTGAACCGTTCTTTGCCAAGGGTGCCCTATTGTGGGTCGACGCCGGTCTGGATTTGATCGAGGCAGCCGAAGGAATGGCCGAGGATAACCGCGACAAAGTCGCCGCCTGGCTGGCCGCCGGGAGCCTTGGCGAAGTGTCTGCCACGCGGGCATTGGACCTGGTTGAGCGCGATCCGAGCCTGTGGGCGGTGGTGGTTTCGCCGTGGATTCTGATCCAGGAAAGGGCAGTGTAA
- a CDS encoding YkgJ family cysteine cluster protein has translation MSEASPCLSCGACCSHFRVSFFWGECASSGGTVPDDLVVQINPTRVAMIGTDQKPARCCSLEGEVGKGTRCSIYEQRASPCREFDASWSQGEHNVDCDAARAAFGLPPLQAPFDLDLPISA, from the coding sequence ATGTCCGAAGCCAGTCCGTGTCTGAGTTGCGGTGCCTGCTGTTCACACTTTCGTGTGTCTTTCTTCTGGGGCGAGTGCGCCTCATCGGGCGGCACCGTGCCCGATGACCTGGTGGTGCAGATCAACCCCACCCGCGTGGCGATGATCGGCACCGACCAAAAACCCGCACGATGCTGCAGCCTTGAGGGCGAAGTGGGCAAAGGCACGCGTTGCTCGATTTATGAGCAACGCGCAAGCCCTTGCCGAGAATTCGATGCATCGTGGAGCCAGGGTGAACACAACGTCGATTGCGATGCCGCGCGCGCCGCATTCGGCCTGCCGCCGCTGCAAGCCCCATTCGATTTGGACCTGCCCATCAGCGCTTAG
- a CDS encoding putative bifunctional diguanylate cyclase/phosphodiesterase, giving the protein MEWLGLIFFTDLPENGHLLLNCSHNPFLVLLAYLVACAAGFGTLDMAERVGHVEDPTARRHWRWLGASCLAGGIWSTHFISMLAFQAPIAIHYELITTFASLVIALIASLFAMRTLSHTNLQLHQYLLASLWMGLGIALMHYVGMSAMRSQALVYFETGRFFASVVIAIGASLAALLLSSYLRTGAGMFHQLLKYAASLVLGAGILSMHFTGMAAMQMLVPDGADLSLPLADNPTQLGLSVAVITLLVIGSSISAALADKKLQHKERDLRRVNTLLSELDQARVSLQQVAHYDALTDLLNRRGFNQIFAEKIAEKTVSGGMLAVIFLDIDHFKRINDSLGHDAGDQLLTVLAGHIKGSVRSHADVVARFGGDEFCILISIHHRDEARHLAQRILQKMKEPVELAGRRMVMTTSIGISLFPDDGQTCEELLKTADMALYQSKDAGRNSLHFFSSNLKTRAFLELQLEEELRSALHTQKQLVLFYQPIFDMQLGKVTRLEALVRWQHPQHGLLAPDRFIGIAESNGLIAELDHWVLRQACHDLSLLSDKGYTELTMAINCSALNLARDELADEIEDALRFSGIAANRLELEVTENALMGNISSTLALLRQLRALGVSLAIDDFGTGYSSLAYLKRLPLNMLKIDRSFIQDIPKSSADLEIVQAIIGIAHTLHLRVVTEGVETQAQFELLHDHGCDFIQGYLLSPAVPVSDIIGVMQGIDRHNPLRSLATAGAQKARSPNEPAPGRSGAFIVRPIR; this is encoded by the coding sequence ATGGAATGGCTGGGGCTGATTTTTTTCACCGACCTTCCAGAAAACGGGCACTTATTGCTCAATTGCAGCCATAACCCTTTTCTGGTGCTGCTGGCTTATTTGGTCGCCTGCGCAGCTGGCTTCGGCACGCTGGACATGGCTGAGCGGGTCGGCCATGTCGAAGACCCCACCGCCCGTCGCCACTGGCGCTGGCTCGGTGCCAGCTGCCTGGCAGGCGGTATCTGGTCCACCCACTTCATCAGCATGCTGGCCTTCCAGGCGCCCATCGCCATTCATTACGAATTGATCACAACGTTCGCCTCGCTGGTCATCGCCCTGATCGCCTCGTTGTTCGCCATGCGCACCCTCAGCCATACGAACCTGCAGCTGCATCAATACCTGCTGGCATCGCTGTGGATGGGGCTGGGCATTGCCTTGATGCATTACGTCGGTATGTCGGCCATGCGCTCCCAGGCCCTGGTGTATTTTGAGACCGGGCGCTTCTTCGCCTCAGTGGTTATCGCCATTGGGGCCAGCCTGGCCGCGCTATTGTTGTCGAGCTACCTGCGCACCGGCGCGGGCATGTTTCATCAATTGCTCAAATACGCCGCCAGCCTGGTGTTGGGCGCGGGCATTCTGAGCATGCATTTCACCGGCATGGCCGCCATGCAGATGCTGGTGCCGGACGGGGCGGACCTATCATTGCCCCTGGCCGATAACCCCACGCAACTAGGCCTGTCGGTGGCGGTGATCACCCTGCTGGTGATCGGCAGCAGCATCAGCGCGGCCCTGGCGGACAAGAAGCTGCAACACAAGGAGCGCGACCTGCGTCGGGTCAATACGCTGCTCAGCGAACTGGACCAGGCCCGCGTCTCACTGCAACAGGTCGCGCATTACGACGCGCTGACCGATTTGCTCAATCGCCGAGGCTTCAACCAGATTTTTGCAGAGAAAATCGCGGAAAAAACCGTTTCAGGTGGCATGCTGGCGGTTATCTTCCTCGATATCGACCACTTCAAGCGTATCAACGACAGCCTCGGTCATGACGCCGGTGACCAACTGCTCACCGTACTGGCCGGCCATATCAAAGGCTCTGTGCGAAGCCATGCGGACGTAGTCGCACGGTTTGGCGGCGATGAATTCTGCATCCTGATCAGCATTCACCACCGCGACGAAGCCCGGCACCTGGCTCAACGCATTTTGCAAAAAATGAAAGAGCCGGTCGAACTGGCCGGCCGCCGCATGGTGATGACCACCAGTATTGGCATCAGCCTGTTTCCCGACGACGGCCAGACCTGCGAAGAACTGCTCAAAACCGCCGACATGGCGCTGTACCAGTCCAAAGACGCCGGGCGTAACAGCTTGCATTTCTTCAGCTCCAACCTGAAGACCCGGGCCTTCCTCGAGCTGCAATTGGAAGAAGAGCTGCGCAGTGCCCTGCACACCCAGAAACAACTGGTGCTGTTTTACCAACCGATCTTCGACATGCAACTGGGCAAGGTAACGCGCCTGGAAGCCTTAGTGCGCTGGCAGCACCCGCAGCATGGTTTGCTGGCCCCGGACCGCTTTATCGGCATCGCCGAAAGCAATGGGTTGATCGCTGAACTGGATCACTGGGTCCTGCGCCAGGCCTGTCATGACTTGAGCCTGCTCTCCGACAAGGGTTACACCGAACTGACGATGGCCATAAATTGCTCGGCCCTGAACCTGGCCCGTGATGAACTGGCGGACGAAATCGAAGATGCCCTGCGCTTCAGCGGGATCGCTGCAAACCGCCTGGAACTGGAAGTCACTGAAAACGCCCTGATGGGAAATATCAGCAGCACCCTCGCGTTGCTGCGCCAACTCCGCGCCCTGGGCGTGTCGCTGGCCATCGATGACTTTGGTACCGGTTACTCCTCGCTCGCCTACCTCAAGCGCCTTCCGCTCAACATGTTGAAGATCGATCGATCGTTTATCCAAGACATTCCCAAGTCGAGCGCTGACCTCGAGATCGTCCAGGCGATTATCGGCATCGCCCACACCCTGCACTTGCGGGTCGTGACCGAGGGCGTGGAAACCCAGGCCCAATTCGAGCTATTGCATGACCACGGCTGTGATTTCATTCAAGGCTATCTACTGAGCCCGGCGGTGCCCGTCAGTGACATCATTGGCGTAATGCAAGGCATCGACAGACACAACCCGCTTCGTTCGCTCGCTACGGCGGGTGCCCAAAAGGCGCGTTCGCCAAACGAGCCAGCCCCTGGTCGAAGCGGTGCTTTCATCGTCCGGCCAATACGCTGA